From a single Alkalihalophilus pseudofirmus genomic region:
- a CDS encoding PLP-dependent aminotransferase family protein → MKYAFAKRIRHLQSSAIRDILKVVGRGDIISFAGGLPDDELFPIEGIEESFAKVFESGKKSLQYTETEGYLPLREVILERMSRKGITSYSAENVMLTTGSQQVIDLFSRVMLNPGDVILTEDPTYLAALQVFKSYEAKVVAVASDDNGMLPDDLERKMKQYKPKAIYVVPTFSNPAGRVWSLERRQQLLSQAEKGNVIILEDDPYGDIQFRQDETYTPLAALDDGTQVLYTSTFSKTAVPALRTGWVAGPFQVIRMMAQAKQANDLHSNSLSQHALYQLCMHFDLDAHIQQLIRVYESRMNMMVNCIEQANIDGLRFVKPKGGMFLWLELAPEINTTALLPEAVEAGVAYVPGEPFYADVAQKNTMRLNYTHATPEKIEHGMGLLLDLLKEKSKNPHIFS, encoded by the coding sequence CCTTCCTGATGATGAGCTGTTTCCGATCGAAGGAATTGAAGAATCGTTTGCTAAGGTGTTTGAGTCAGGCAAAAAGTCTCTTCAATATACAGAAACAGAGGGGTACCTTCCGCTTAGAGAAGTCATTTTAGAGAGAATGAGCAGAAAAGGGATTACGAGCTATTCTGCTGAAAATGTTATGCTTACTACCGGTTCGCAGCAGGTTATTGATCTGTTTTCACGTGTAATGCTGAATCCGGGTGATGTCATTTTAACAGAAGATCCAACTTACCTTGCTGCCCTGCAAGTATTTAAATCCTATGAAGCGAAGGTCGTGGCTGTAGCTTCAGATGATAACGGGATGCTTCCGGATGATCTAGAAAGAAAAATGAAGCAGTACAAACCAAAAGCAATCTATGTCGTGCCAACTTTTTCTAATCCAGCAGGCCGAGTATGGTCGCTTGAGCGCAGACAGCAGCTCTTGAGCCAAGCAGAAAAAGGCAATGTCATTATTTTAGAAGATGACCCGTATGGTGATATTCAATTCCGTCAAGATGAGACCTATACTCCGCTTGCCGCTCTAGATGACGGGACACAAGTTCTGTATACAAGTACTTTCTCAAAAACGGCAGTACCTGCTCTTCGAACGGGATGGGTAGCAGGACCATTTCAAGTCATTCGTATGATGGCCCAAGCTAAACAGGCAAATGACCTGCATTCTAATTCTTTGTCTCAACACGCGTTATACCAGCTATGTATGCATTTTGATTTAGATGCTCATATTCAGCAGTTAATACGCGTATATGAGAGCCGCATGAATATGATGGTAAATTGTATTGAACAAGCAAATATTGATGGGCTTCGTTTTGTGAAACCTAAGGGAGGCATGTTCCTTTGGCTGGAACTTGCTCCTGAAATTAACACAACAGCTCTATTGCCAGAAGCAGTAGAGGCAGGAGTTGCTTATGTTCCGGGGGAACCGTTCTATGCAGATGTAGCGCAAAAGAACACCATGCGCTTGAACTACACGCATGCAACACCTGAAAAGATTGAGCATGGGATGGGATTGCTGCTTGATCTTCTTAAAGAGAAAAGTAAAAACCCTCATATCTTCTCATAA
- a CDS encoding sodium-dependent transporter, with amino-acid sequence MSLKEDVGREQWASRLGFILAAMGSAVGLGNVWRFAYVTGENGGAAFLLIYLACILLIGIPIVMAEFTIGRKAKSDAVGSFEKLAPGKPWKIAGLMGVAAAFMILSFYGVIAGWISYYFVNYLTGNLWTAPEGGYEGFFVDFITNPYHPLLWQFLFMAATIAIVYVGVKKGIERSNKILMPLLGVLLIGLSAYGLTLGGAREGLAFLFSPDWSALTDPNIYLAALGQAFFSLSLGMGALITYGSYLSNKERLPGAAASVAGLDTLFAIVAGIMIFPAVFAFGIEPASGPGLVFMIMPDVFDSISMGWLFGLLFFFLLAAAALSSAVSLLEVAVAYFIRRFSWSRRKAALVIGGIIFLLGIPSSLGQGILSNVAIIGGRDILDSIDFIASNILLPLGGLMIALFMGWGFKKADALSDSDFGDTWLGNAWLFLLRYFAPVAIFIIFLSSIGLLDLILNLFR; translated from the coding sequence GTGTCGCTAAAGGAAGATGTGGGTCGTGAGCAATGGGCCTCGCGGCTAGGATTTATTTTAGCTGCGATGGGGTCAGCAGTAGGTTTAGGTAACGTATGGCGCTTTGCCTATGTTACAGGAGAAAATGGTGGTGCAGCATTCTTGCTCATTTACCTAGCTTGTATTTTATTAATCGGGATTCCAATTGTAATGGCGGAGTTTACAATTGGACGTAAAGCGAAAAGTGATGCAGTCGGTTCATTTGAAAAGCTTGCTCCAGGGAAGCCTTGGAAGATAGCCGGACTGATGGGAGTAGCTGCTGCATTTATGATTCTATCCTTTTACGGAGTCATCGCAGGGTGGATTTCTTACTATTTCGTCAATTATCTGACAGGAAACCTGTGGACTGCTCCTGAAGGCGGTTATGAAGGATTTTTTGTTGACTTTATTACTAATCCATACCATCCGCTGTTATGGCAATTCCTCTTTATGGCTGCGACCATTGCCATTGTCTATGTTGGAGTTAAAAAAGGGATTGAACGTTCAAACAAAATTTTAATGCCATTATTAGGTGTATTATTAATTGGTCTTTCTGCTTATGGATTAACTCTTGGTGGAGCTAGAGAAGGTCTAGCCTTTCTTTTCAGTCCTGATTGGAGCGCTCTAACAGATCCGAATATTTATCTAGCAGCCCTTGGACAAGCCTTTTTCTCATTAAGTCTAGGTATGGGTGCCCTAATTACGTATGGTAGTTATTTATCTAATAAAGAACGACTGCCTGGTGCTGCAGCGAGTGTTGCAGGTCTTGATACGTTATTTGCGATTGTAGCCGGCATTATGATCTTCCCTGCTGTTTTTGCATTTGGAATTGAGCCAGCAAGTGGCCCTGGTCTTGTATTCATGATCATGCCTGATGTATTTGACAGTATTTCAATGGGCTGGTTATTCGGTCTATTATTCTTCTTCTTATTAGCAGCAGCTGCTCTTTCTTCAGCTGTATCTCTATTAGAAGTAGCGGTTGCTTATTTTATTCGCCGTTTCTCTTGGTCACGTAGAAAGGCAGCTCTAGTTATCGGGGGAATTATCTTCTTACTAGGTATCCCTTCTTCACTTGGTCAAGGCATTTTATCTAATGTAGCGATTATTGGTGGTCGTGATATTCTTGATTCAATCGATTTTATCGCATCAAATATTTTGCTTCCATTAGGCGGTTTAATGATTGCTTTGTTTATGGGCTGGGGTTTTAAGAAAGCAGATGCATTATCTGATTCTGACTTCGGTGATACGTGGCTTGGAAATGCGTGGTTATTCTTATTACGTTATTTTGCACCGGTTGCCATCTTCATCATTTTCCTAAGTTCGATTGGATTATTGGATCTTATTCTTAATCTTTTCAGGTAA
- the iadA gene encoding beta-aspartyl-peptidase — translation MLTLLKNGDVFTPDYIGKKDVLIGGGKILAIDENITLAGTVGVEMINAQGMHVVPGFIDSHVHIIGGGGEGGFSTRTPELTLTEATKAGVTTIVGVLGTDGFSRTMTDLIAKAKGLTEEGITCFVHTGSYHVPIQPVTGRIETDLMLIQEVIGVGEVAISDHRSAQPELNELKRLAAEARVGGMLSGKGGIVNVHIGDGADKLSLLEEIARTTEIPITQFLPTHINRNKDLLQAGIIYASNGGRIDLTTSNLPHEGESDLKCSKAFKKILSRGIDLSLVTFTSDAQGSLPRFNDKGEFTGLGIGEIRSLYNEVRASVIEEGIPLEQALQVVTRNVANALKLKGKGELAIQNDADIVLLDKQDLTIDTVIAKGQKMISHKETIIKGTFE, via the coding sequence ATGTTAACATTGCTTAAAAACGGAGATGTATTTACACCTGATTACATAGGAAAAAAGGATGTCCTCATCGGAGGAGGTAAAATTCTAGCGATTGATGAAAATATAACACTTGCAGGCACTGTAGGTGTTGAGATGATTAATGCTCAAGGTATGCATGTAGTGCCTGGCTTTATTGACAGCCACGTTCATATTATTGGCGGGGGTGGAGAAGGGGGATTTAGTACAAGAACACCTGAATTAACGTTAACAGAGGCGACGAAAGCCGGAGTGACAACCATTGTGGGAGTATTAGGTACAGATGGCTTCTCTCGTACAATGACAGATTTGATTGCTAAAGCAAAAGGATTAACAGAAGAAGGGATTACTTGCTTTGTGCATACTGGATCTTATCACGTGCCCATTCAGCCTGTGACAGGGAGAATTGAGACGGATCTAATGCTGATTCAAGAAGTTATTGGAGTGGGGGAAGTGGCGATTTCTGATCACCGGTCGGCACAGCCAGAGCTTAACGAGTTAAAAAGGCTTGCGGCAGAAGCTAGGGTGGGAGGTATGCTCTCTGGAAAGGGAGGGATCGTAAATGTTCACATCGGCGACGGTGCAGATAAGCTTTCATTATTAGAAGAGATTGCAAGGACCACAGAGATTCCAATCACTCAATTCTTACCTACGCATATTAATAGAAATAAAGATTTGCTCCAAGCCGGGATTATCTATGCGAGTAATGGAGGGCGCATTGATTTAACAACGAGCAACTTGCCTCATGAGGGCGAATCTGACTTGAAATGCAGTAAAGCGTTTAAGAAAATCCTCTCACGCGGGATAGATCTTTCTCTTGTTACATTCACCTCAGATGCTCAAGGAAGTCTGCCTAGATTCAATGACAAAGGGGAGTTTACCGGCCTTGGAATTGGCGAGATACGTTCTCTTTATAATGAAGTGCGTGCATCAGTTATAGAAGAAGGCATCCCGCTTGAGCAAGCTCTTCAAGTAGTCACACGTAATGTCGCAAACGCTCTTAAACTAAAAGGAAAAGGTGAGCTTGCAATTCAAAATGATGCAGATATTGTTCTGCTTGATAAACAAGACTTAACGATTGATACTGTTATTGCTAAAGGACAAAAAATGATTTCGCATAAAGAAACGATCATAAAAGGTACGTTTGAATAA
- a CDS encoding acyl-CoA dehydrogenase → MNFDLTKEQKMIRDMVRDFAQNEIAPGAEERDASAEFPEDIFKKIGELGLLGIPFPEEYGGSGGDTVSYALAVEEIGRACGGTGLSYAAAVSLGASPLYYFGTEEQKKEHLTPLAQGQSLGSFGLTEPNAGSDAGGTQTKAVLDGDEYVINGEKCWITNASYARTVIVTAVTGKDDRGKNIISALIVPTDSPGFTINSNYEKMGVRASNTCELVLEDVRVPKENLLGDPQGGFKQFLYTLDGGRISIAALGVGIAQAAFERALAYSKERKQFGKTISSFQAIQFKLADMAMEIELARNMVMKAAWLKDQNRAFGKEAAFAKLYASETATRTANQAIQIHGGYGYMREYEVERMLRDAKLLEIGEGTSEIQRLVISRQLGCR, encoded by the coding sequence ATGAACTTTGATTTAACGAAAGAACAGAAAATGATTCGTGATATGGTTCGAGATTTCGCACAAAATGAAATTGCACCAGGTGCTGAGGAAAGAGATGCAAGCGCTGAGTTTCCGGAGGACATTTTTAAGAAAATTGGAGAACTTGGACTTTTAGGCATTCCATTCCCAGAAGAATATGGCGGTTCAGGCGGAGATACGGTTTCTTATGCATTAGCTGTAGAAGAAATTGGCCGTGCATGCGGAGGTACAGGTTTAAGTTACGCTGCGGCTGTATCACTAGGGGCAAGTCCTCTTTATTATTTTGGAACGGAGGAACAGAAAAAAGAACATCTTACTCCCCTTGCACAAGGACAGTCCCTAGGTTCGTTTGGGTTAACGGAGCCTAATGCGGGTTCTGATGCAGGCGGTACACAAACAAAAGCTGTTCTTGACGGTGATGAGTATGTGATTAACGGCGAAAAATGCTGGATCACGAATGCGAGTTATGCAAGAACCGTGATTGTAACAGCAGTAACAGGAAAAGACGATAGAGGGAAGAACATTATCTCAGCTCTTATTGTCCCAACAGATTCGCCTGGATTCACGATTAATAGCAATTACGAAAAAATGGGTGTTCGAGCTTCTAATACATGTGAACTAGTTTTAGAGGATGTCAGGGTGCCGAAGGAGAATTTATTAGGTGACCCACAAGGCGGGTTTAAACAATTTCTTTATACATTAGATGGCGGCCGCATTTCCATTGCAGCTCTTGGAGTAGGTATTGCACAAGCGGCATTTGAGCGTGCGCTCGCTTATTCTAAAGAACGTAAGCAATTTGGAAAGACGATCTCTAGCTTCCAAGCGATCCAATTTAAGCTTGCTGATATGGCCATGGAAATTGAATTGGCGCGAAACATGGTGATGAAGGCTGCGTGGTTAAAGGATCAAAATCGTGCTTTTGGGAAAGAGGCTGCGTTTGCTAAGCTTTATGCGTCTGAAACAGCTACACGTACTGCTAATCAGGCGATTCAAATTCACGGGGGATATGGTTACATGCGTGAATATGAAGTAGAACGTATGCTGCGTGATGCAAAATTACTTGAAATTGGGGAAGGGACTTCTGAGATTCAGCGTCTCGTTATTTCAAGACAGCTAGGCTGCCGCTAA
- a CDS encoding AMP-binding protein translates to MSDIQVPIGKLLEDVAKRQPDHEAVVYSDRGLRYTYQQFDEECRKAAKGLMALGIERGEHVAIWSTNKPEWLTSQFATGKMGAVLVTVNTNYRTSELEYLLKQSDATTLILMDQFRDASYIEMLYKIVPELKLAERGNLQSSKLPKLKNIIFLGEEAYPGMYTWGDLIELGKKVTDPELDARMDSLDKDDVINMQYTSGTTGFPKGVMLTHYNLANNAVNIAGCMNLTNKDRLCIPVPFFHCFGCVLGTMACVSVGATMVPVEEFSPKAVLEAVSKEKCTGLHGVPTMFIGELNDPDFDTYDLSSLRTGIMAGSNCPIEVMKAVVDKMGASEITIAYGQTESSPVITQTRVDDPLMLRVESVGRALPNVEVKIVEPGTNDEVPRGVQGELCTRGYHVMKGYYKNPEATKAAITEDGWLHTGDLAVMDENGYCRITGRLKDMIIRGGENIYPREIEEFLYQHPKVLDVQVVGIPDEKYGEEVSAWIKLKEGESTTADELRKDCMGKIAAYKIPRYIAFVDEYPMTASGKIQKFKLRQQAEETFSRVTNE, encoded by the coding sequence ATGTCAGATATTCAAGTACCTATCGGAAAACTGTTAGAAGATGTAGCAAAAAGACAACCTGATCATGAAGCGGTTGTTTATTCTGACCGAGGGTTAAGGTATACGTATCAACAATTTGATGAAGAATGTCGCAAAGCTGCAAAAGGGCTTATGGCACTCGGAATTGAACGCGGGGAGCATGTAGCGATCTGGTCTACTAATAAACCAGAATGGCTCACAAGTCAATTTGCTACAGGAAAGATGGGAGCTGTATTAGTTACCGTCAACACAAATTATCGTACCTCTGAGCTTGAGTACTTACTGAAACAATCTGATGCAACGACCCTTATTTTAATGGATCAATTCCGTGATGCATCCTATATAGAGATGCTTTATAAAATTGTACCTGAACTGAAGCTTGCTGAGCGTGGAAACTTGCAATCTAGCAAACTTCCAAAATTAAAAAATATCATTTTCTTAGGCGAAGAGGCTTATCCTGGTATGTATACATGGGGAGATTTAATTGAGCTAGGCAAAAAGGTAACAGATCCAGAGCTTGATGCCCGTATGGACAGCCTCGATAAAGATGATGTGATTAACATGCAGTATACCTCTGGTACAACTGGTTTTCCAAAAGGGGTTATGCTGACGCATTATAATCTAGCTAATAATGCAGTTAATATTGCCGGCTGCATGAATTTAACGAATAAAGATCGCCTATGTATTCCAGTCCCTTTCTTCCATTGTTTTGGGTGCGTACTTGGAACAATGGCATGTGTTTCTGTCGGTGCTACGATGGTACCTGTGGAAGAATTCAGTCCAAAGGCTGTGCTTGAAGCCGTTTCAAAAGAAAAGTGTACGGGGCTTCACGGGGTGCCAACGATGTTCATCGGCGAATTAAATGATCCTGATTTTGACACATATGACCTGTCTAGCTTACGTACAGGGATTATGGCCGGATCTAATTGCCCAATTGAAGTAATGAAAGCGGTTGTGGATAAAATGGGTGCTAGTGAGATTACGATTGCGTATGGCCAAACAGAATCATCTCCAGTTATTACACAAACTCGCGTTGATGATCCATTAATGCTCCGCGTAGAATCAGTTGGCCGTGCTCTTCCTAATGTAGAAGTGAAGATTGTCGAACCAGGAACGAATGATGAGGTCCCTCGCGGCGTTCAAGGTGAGTTATGTACACGCGGTTATCATGTCATGAAGGGATATTACAAAAATCCTGAAGCAACTAAAGCAGCAATCACTGAAGATGGCTGGTTACATACGGGTGATTTAGCTGTGATGGATGAAAATGGTTATTGCCGTATTACAGGCAGATTAAAAGATATGATCATTCGCGGCGGAGAAAATATCTATCCGCGTGAAATTGAAGAATTTCTTTATCAGCATCCAAAAGTGCTGGATGTTCAAGTTGTAGGGATACCTGATGAGAAATATGGTGAAGAAGTCTCTGCTTGGATTAAATTAAAAGAAGGAGAATCGACAACAGCTGACGAATTACGTAAAGACTGCATGGGTAAGATCGCAGCTTATAAAATTCCTCGCTATATCGCATTTGTCGATGAATATCCGATGACGGCATCAGGCAAAATCCAAAAATTTAAATTAAGACAGCAAGCAGAAGAGACGTTCAGCCGAGTGACCAATGAATAG
- a CDS encoding acetyl-CoA carboxylase biotin carboxylase subunit, which produces MFTKILIANRGEIAARVIRTCQRMGVKTVAIYSEADENALHVKLADEAYLVGKPRVNESYLQVEKIIEVAKKSGAEAVHPGYGLLSENSEFAKRCVEEGLVFIGPSPEVIAKMGSKIEARKAMEAAGVPVVPGIEHALRDVDEAVEVANNIGYPVMLKASAGGGGIGMQIVRNEGECRKAFAGNQTRAQSFFGDGAMFVEKYIANPRHIEIQVLADQKGNTVYIWERDCSVQRRHQKVVEEAPSPFLDEETRRQMGEMAVTAAKAIGYANAGTIECLVDENKEFYFLEMNTRLQVEHPVTEEISGLDLVEWQLKVAYGEELDFTQEEVKLEGHAIEVRIYAEDPKTFFPSPGTIKEINLPEAPYIRHECPVSAGSVVTPFYDPMIAKLVVRADTRDEAIERLQAALEEYSIEGIKTNISMLKEVIAHPVFKRGEATTAFVEENLQPAQGGKRS; this is translated from the coding sequence ATGTTTACGAAAATATTAATTGCAAATAGAGGCGAAATTGCTGCGCGCGTCATTCGAACATGCCAGCGCATGGGTGTTAAAACAGTGGCTATTTACTCTGAAGCCGATGAGAATGCTTTGCACGTCAAATTAGCAGACGAAGCCTATCTAGTAGGTAAGCCGAGAGTAAATGAGAGTTATCTCCAAGTAGAAAAGATTATAGAAGTAGCGAAAAAAAGCGGAGCAGAAGCTGTCCACCCTGGATACGGTCTCCTGTCAGAAAACAGTGAGTTTGCTAAACGGTGTGTAGAGGAAGGACTTGTTTTTATTGGACCTTCTCCTGAAGTGATCGCGAAGATGGGAAGCAAGATCGAAGCAAGAAAAGCAATGGAAGCAGCCGGTGTGCCTGTTGTACCTGGAATTGAACATGCTTTAAGAGATGTGGATGAAGCTGTAGAGGTAGCAAATAACATCGGATATCCTGTCATGCTAAAAGCGTCTGCTGGCGGCGGAGGAATCGGTATGCAGATTGTTCGAAATGAGGGAGAATGCCGCAAAGCATTTGCAGGTAACCAAACGAGAGCTCAATCGTTCTTTGGGGACGGTGCAATGTTTGTTGAGAAGTATATTGCAAACCCGCGCCATATTGAAATTCAAGTATTAGCCGACCAAAAAGGTAACACGGTTTATATTTGGGAGCGTGACTGTTCCGTTCAACGACGTCATCAAAAAGTTGTAGAGGAAGCCCCTTCCCCGTTTTTAGATGAAGAAACACGCAGACAAATGGGGGAAATGGCTGTGACAGCTGCTAAGGCGATTGGTTATGCCAATGCTGGTACAATTGAATGTCTTGTAGATGAAAATAAAGAGTTTTATTTTTTAGAAATGAATACAAGACTTCAAGTGGAGCATCCGGTCACAGAAGAGATTTCAGGACTTGACTTGGTGGAATGGCAGTTAAAGGTTGCTTACGGAGAAGAACTTGATTTCACTCAAGAGGAAGTGAAGCTAGAGGGACACGCAATTGAGGTCCGCATTTATGCTGAAGATCCGAAAACTTTCTTCCCATCACCAGGAACAATTAAAGAGATTAACTTGCCAGAAGCACCGTATATCCGCCATGAATGTCCGGTGAGCGCTGGTTCAGTAGTGACTCCTTTTTATGATCCGATGATTGCAAAGCTTGTCGTGAGAGCTGATACAAGAGATGAGGCCATTGAGAGACTGCAAGCAGCTCTTGAAGAATACTCAATTGAAGGCATTAAGACGAATATTTCTATGTTAAAAGAAGTGATCGCTCACCCAGTATTTAAGCGCGGGGAAGCGACTACAGCATTTGTGGAAGAAAATTTACAACCAGCCCAAGGAGGAAAACGATCATGA
- a CDS encoding acetyl-CoA carboxylase biotin carboxyl carrier protein subunit, which produces MTKVTTNMAGNVWKMLVKEGDKVEEGQDVAILESMKMEIPVASEASGTVTVIHKPEGEFVDEGEVLLELE; this is translated from the coding sequence ATGACGAAAGTAACAACGAATATGGCAGGGAATGTATGGAAGATGTTAGTGAAAGAAGGCGACAAAGTAGAAGAAGGCCAAGATGTAGCCATTTTAGAATCAATGAAAATGGAGATTCCTGTTGCTAGTGAAGCATCTGGTACGGTGACCGTCATTCATAAGCCTGAAGGAGAATTTGTGGATGAAGGTGAAGTTCTGCTTGAGCTTGAATAA